From Riemerella anatipestifer ATCC 11845 = DSM 15868, a single genomic window includes:
- a CDS encoding universal stress protein: MTNIILPVDFGESTDFLLDETVKFAKKTNGKIYLIHVAPSDIGFAIGDMGFQYFPEIEKNEIQQEALQLNELQQRVVAQDVDCEHILKQGIAKDVILDYVQEKKADYIVMGSHGRSGIYDVFVGSLTKELTKSAPVPVLVIPCHQHK, from the coding sequence ATGACTAATATTATTCTTCCCGTTGATTTCGGCGAAAGCACAGATTTCCTTCTTGATGAGACTGTAAAGTTTGCAAAAAAGACTAATGGTAAAATATACCTCATCCACGTGGCGCCTTCGGATATAGGCTTTGCGATTGGCGATATGGGCTTCCAGTATTTCCCTGAAATTGAAAAAAATGAAATACAGCAAGAAGCTCTACAACTCAACGAGCTACAGCAGAGAGTTGTTGCCCAAGATGTGGACTGCGAGCATATCCTAAAGCAAGGCATCGCCAAAGATGTTATTTTGGACTATGTGCAAGAGAAAAAGGCTGATTATATTGTGATGGGCTCTCACGGTAGAAGCGGCATCTATGATGTTTTTGTAGGCAGCTTGACTAAAGAACTTACCAAAAGTGCCCCAGTGCCTGTTTTGGTAATTCCTTGCCACCAGCATAAATAA